aataatatgtgaTTATGCATTTCTATTTCTTAAGCTGGATAATAATTAAAACCTCACTTAAGCCTCTGGAAAAGACATATATCCATTGAATTatatgaaaacttaaaattcTGCTGGTTtacaaagttttttttaacattatattatatatatatatgtaataatattaACTACAAATATTTGTACCTGATAATGGAATATAGTTTGTTAAAATAACAACAGTGATATGATTGtgcaaaacaagacaaaacacagCTAACTTTTAACAATAAGTTGACTATGAAAATTCATATTGGCAAAATactacatttgtgaaaattaatttgAAGAAAATTCTACCATTAATTCACTTGAGATCTCATTGAACAGGTTTCAGCCCAAAGTAATTTGACAATGCACTTGCAAATGAACATAAAGGCAGTCATAAAAATAATGGCATGAGTCGAACTTTATATGCCATTGGCAAGCACCATTTACCATCACATTACTGTAACCCTCTCTGGTGAGAGATGAGGAACTGCTCCTCCAACACCTTCTTCTAGAAACTGGCTCTTTTCCCAgccttttttaattctctttagcTTTCGGTTTATACATGGAAGGAGTAAAATGATCTTACCCAGAATTACAACTGAGGGCAAAACAAGAGCAAGAACAAAGTTTGGTGGTGTATAAAACCTGTAGTATTCTTCCTCAAAAGCTTGTTTCCATCCATAAATTAAAACATGGAAAGTACTTATGAGCAGAGCGACATATCCAAGTGTAGACTTAGGGTAGGTGGGAGAGAAAAAGCAACAAACTATTTATTCACATTCATAAGTTAACCCATCCAGCTATACCATATTTATATCTtgataaaattatcttaaattattgaggtattcttttttcttttctaaattgaaTAACTTTAATGTTtcaatatatttcataaatatttatatatttatatgcatgtgtTGTTTATGCAAATAAGGCCATATTGTATATAGTTGCTTATAGTTTAGTATTctggttattttatttattatatcaaGAACCTGTCCTCATGTcattaaatatgaaaacatgaCTTTACTGCTGGATAATATTCTATTGAATGGATGTGCTGTTATTTACTTAATCATTCCTTTTTGTTAATCATTTACTATTTCCAACTTTCCTCAATTTTAAATAATGTCACTTTAAGCCCTTTTCTGTATTATGGCTTATTTCCTTAGAACTGATTTTTAATAGTGGGAATACCAGTCAAATCAGCTGACTTTTCCTTAAGGGTATTgataaaaactgtaaaacttctttATAAAGATTATCCACTTCCCACCAGttgtgtatattaaaaaaaaaaagtgaatgtgtacatatgtatgcacatgcatatatataaatatacatatataattaaatgttGAAGAGTATTTCCATGGGTATATGCCCATACCCACTCCAACATATATACTAGTTGATGATAAATAAGAAAATCTTACAgtattaatatgtaatataaatagcATTTCAAACATGTGGCTTTATTGGCCATATTAAATCAACTATTTAAAGTACTTCAGTTAAGCAGATTAAAGGTTAAACTCTAGGAGATCAGCATTCCCATTCCTTAAATTATTATGTTCTATTGCTTACTTTGAGAAATGGTCtatgttacataaaatataatattacatCAGTATAGTGATGTAATGTCTAATCTCAATGGGAAAGAATCAACTCTCTAGGAGAAAATTGTTCTGTTCGCAGTTACTCATCTAAATTTATAATGTAATTTGCACCCGTCTAGCACCTTCTACCAGAGGGCCTCCTATTTCTTTTCAGGTGTTATTAAACTAGCAGTTGGGAAAGTATtcatattttgtttccttcaaaaaggaaaaatgaatttagACAAGCAATATGCCCTTAATTTGCATGAGATTTTTAgatgacttaaaaaagaaaaaagctcaaaCATATAGACAACAAAACCCCAGAAAATTAGGGTAACCCCAAACAATACTCATCTGCATCTTATGCTGTAAAGCATTTGGATACAACCAATACTGACTTTGTGATAATACAGGTAGAGTCTGAGTCTGagttatatattttcaaaatatgcaaaTTTATTAAATAGCTATTACTGGAGAAGGTGAAGTTTAACTTGTTAAAGATCACAGTACTGTGTTGAAACCCCTTTATAGATACTCATATACATATTTTACAGGAGATCTCTTAAATACACGAACTAATAATGTTCATAAGGCTGATTGCTTGTCATAATCCATTATCCCAGCTACCCAGTTTGCCAttgctgtgcatgtgtgtgtaaacacatacatttcttttaaaatattcagactGAACTCTTTCCACTTGAATTCAAATTAATGAGCTTTTTCTGGACAGACCAAGATGATTCAAAATATAATTCTTCATTACTTGTGCTAATTATAAATTGACTTTTGGTATTAAACTTGATCTAAGCTCACTCATCCaccacttccattttttttttctttttgaaataatcTTTACTGGTAAATAGTAGGTAGTGCTATCCAAGCCTCCCCATACAATCCTATATTGGTTTTTCACTTACTAAACCAGAATGGTCCTAAACTGGCCTCCAGCAATATGTGCTCCCCAAGCTAGATGCAAAAATGCAGTCCCAAAGGCATATgaggaatatatttaaaattcaccTACATGAAACACATTAAATCTATGCTGCCCAGTCCCTCACCAAACAAAACCCTACATACCTGAATAAAACTGAATTCCCTCCAGTTTAAAGCATTGCTCACTGAGGGGATAGAGGTGACTGCCAGGAGGGACAGCAAGCCAAGACTCATTATGCCAAAGGAGATATACATTTCAATTCTCCAAACTTCTTCCTCGTTCCAAGAGTTTTCAATATTTGCGTGAACCTAACAGGAGAACAAACATGAATTTCCTTTATTTGGTAGAACATTAACTGATTCAGTAGAGTTCACACTTGGCATAAGAATATGTCATACCTGGATATATTTAAGTTGTATTATTTTAACTTAGCGAACTGTTACGGAGAACGTATTACTGGATGATATTGTTCCAGGTCTGGGGGAAGAGACTGGACAGTTGAACAAAAATAACGGAACTAAGATTCTCTCCTTTCCTGCATACACGTGAGAAGACTGGGTAAACCTGTCATCACATTTGTAATACACCAAAGTTACAGGGACTCTGGAGTCCTCACACCACGAAAGCCGAAGTGTTTGGTTTCAGGGTGGCACAAAATAAGTATTGGCAGTTAGACTTCATTTTGAGGTACTTTCACAAGTTGTTTAAACTTGGTTGATATTTTGGGTACATTCTAGCTTTAGTTCAACTTAGAATCCAGGAAAGAAATTTCTAAATTATGTCTGTATCTTCCTCTCTCACATGAAGAATACTTATATGTTGATTTATGTCTTTCCTCTTGCTTTATTTTCCCTAGGAAGCTGAAATTTCCCTAAGGATAAAGACCTACCGAATGCAAATATTTATGCACTTGAATTGGCTCATTAATATACTGTTCCAACTGTCCAGTTGCCTCATTTCTACGTAGTACATTCCCACACGTCTTTCGCTTACACCGATAATGCATATACAAACAAATAAGGATTGGTTAACTCTAGATGTGTGCTATTCTGCATAGGGACTACTTTTAGAATTTCCTATTTACATGCAAACAATATAATTACAGTAATAAATCAAAGGTTATATTCCTTGGGCTACAGCTTTGATTAAAGGAAATATCTATTCTTGGAAAACAGATTCTAACAATACCAGCTTAACTTTGTCCAGTTCCAAACAtaacttgaaattaaaataaaaaagaaaagctagtgcttaGCCATTAGGTCCCTTGAGAAATCATACCCTGTCCTGAAAAAAGCCACAGAGTTCCTTTGTGGAAAAGGCTCTTATTACCTTATTTGATGTTTGTACAACAATACAGAATATCTCTATTTATCTAGAGATTACAACCTGGATCTACCTGCCCTCCCAGTTCACTCATTCACCCCACAAATATACTTCTCGAGTGTCCATTATGTAGCCAGGCACAGGTCTGGGCATAGGCAGATACcaatgaacaaaatggacaaagatCCTTCCTCTTATGAACTTACATTCTGATGAGAAAAGGTGGATGAGTacatataataaacaaaaaaacccatGAAGTGTGTTAGAAGGTGGTAAATGCTGTTGCAGAAAGAGAGAGTAGAGAAGGTAAGTGGGCCTGGGAGGACTGGAGGTGAGTCAGAAGCAGGTAGCAGAGTTTAAAGTGGTGTACCCGTAGGGCTCACTGAACAGGTTGTGAGCAAACAACTTGAACGACCAAGGAGGGAGCTGGGCAAGCAGTCATTTAAGAGAAGTGGTATTTTTAGAGAAACGATGGCTTAAATCACattaatgtattaattttttttccaattattttaggTTGAAATTGTTGTAACAGACCTAAGTATTAGATGCTGCCTACTTGGATCATGATGCCTTGACTCCTTATGAGATGCAAAAGCTTCTCCCTCATTTGCGCAGTGTCTTCGGTATCCACGGAGGCATGCTACATCAAATGATTTCAGGGAAGCCCTTTATATTACATTCGCTGAGTGGGTACTATTGGGGAAAATCAGTCTACTCCATCACCAAGTGCCTTCAATGAATCCTGAGGTTTTCTGGAAGAGCTAAGTGCTAGAAAAGCTTCTACAGAGGAACTAGTATGTTTCCTGCTTTTTTGATAACAAAAACCGTGCAAGTGTGCATCACTTGATCTTGACTTCTtactctgttttatattttcactgGTTCTAATTTATTGTATATGTGTAGTGAGAGTGGCTTTATCATTTGTAGAGCATGGCcaattataaaacattaaaaatttaactATCAATGCTGAAAGCAATCATTGCAATTAGAACATTACAAacgaaaacaaaaaacccaacccTTCACTGCTCTGCTTTTATTCTACAAAGAAAGGGATGATAGCAGCTTTTCCCCCCAAAAGATTTTGGATTAGCCAAATAATTCTTAGGCAGAAGCatcatttaaactttttaaatattttaaacaatattctaaatatactaaaattttGATTACATACTAAAtttgtacattattttaaatCCTTATGTTCTACAAATTATACTAATAAAGTATTTTCCTAGCATCAGACAGATAACAAGCATTTTCCATACCTGCTGATAAGCCATGTTGAGAAACAAGTATCTCTCTGACCTTCTCATTGGTAAGCAGAGGCTGTAGGCAACATGGACCgaagcaaagaaaaaacttaGTAATCCAAGCTGTTTTCTACACTGTAACCAGGTCTCCAACCAAGGTGGAAATCTCCTATACTTGGTGCCGTAATAAAGCTGATAAGCAGCTGCCAAGAGACCTGCTAGGTATACCAGGGATAGCAAAGTAATGGCAACTATGGGCAAGGTTTTATTCACAATCTCAATAGGAATCTTATAAAAGTCACTCTGCTGGTTTCTTGCATATGGATGTATAACATCTCtgacaaaggaataaagaaagaaaaatgtggcCAGGCTTATGGCTACCACCACTGGCCCTCTCCAGAGGGTAAAGAGCCGCAGGGGTAAATTTTCAATCTCCCTGGCTGATGATAATGATCCCAGGTCAACAGGAATGAAATTCAACTGACGGGCAAGTTCAATAACCTGTTGTCGAGCTTGAACATTGTTGCTGCATATATAAACCTGTGGCAAAAACAAAAGACTCatcattattattgctgtttataaaaatgttaacaatcACACACTCCACTTAATCTATGGAGCATCACTTGTGATAACGTGAGTGGTGCAAAAAGTTACGGAGATGAAAGCACTTAATAGGTTAACATAGTGTCACAAAAGTAGCAAAGTTCTTGCTGTTGTGATGGAGGAAGAAAGTTTCTGGAACTCATGGTTCATTAATAGTGGTGAGGCAAGGTCTCTCCTCCAACAGTCTAGGTGGAGTTTGAGCTGCTGGCCAGGCCTGCCTGCCTTGCTCTGCTGGGAACACGGTGGGGCTGGCCCTCCAGGTTTTGTGGTCAATATTTAGTTCTAGAACCCCAGTGATTGTGCCCAGTAGAGTGATTACAAGCATTGCCCTTTACAGATATTCAGCAAGAGGGAAGGTGGATATGGACTCTGGAGAGTGAAATTTGCAATTAAAATCTCTAAGTCATATCATGATGCTGGACTATTTATAAAATTCATCTTTGGTTTAGTAGACAATTTGTCAAATATCTCTGAAAAATTATCAATATCTCAAGTATATTATATCATCGATCAGATACAAAATTCTTTCATCTTCACATGATGATAATACAGTTGGTGGGGGGAAAAGTGGTATTATAAAGCTTAGTTAATTTAAATAATGAAGCCATTTTCTAAGGCTGAGGTGGTACTTCTATAGTAACTCTAAAGATTTGATGGGGGAAGTGAGAGTAGGCTTTCAAACTATCAAAATCTCTTAGATGTAGTACTGCAGTTgagaattcaaaaaatatttgttgagcaagAAATTTATTGCTGGGGTGAGTCACTATTACATATGGGTAGGTCATGTTATTTAGGGCTAGAAAAATATTGCTATAAAAGTCTCTGAGTAATGTTTGGGGAAAACAAATTCCTAAATATACCCCTGAAGATTGTTATATAAGGCCCTGGACCAGACCCCTCTGAAATATTTGCATGCTAAACCAATTTACTTATGATAACAATATAGAGCTTCTTTGACTATAAATTTTGCCTGCCATTAGCCAGATGAATGACAAAGTCTCTACTAATATACAAATGTTCATGAACTTCTAAAATGGAGTGGGGAAGAATACCTACATACCAGATAAATAAGGAAAAGCATTCTAAATTAATTTACTATGGTGCTGACAATGGTGaagtaaactttttaaattaattgggaAAGAAacctataaattataaaatataataataaaactaaaggTATAAACTATTCATAATAAGGGAACAGGGCTGTGAAATACAAATGAAACTATTTCTGTAGCTCACTTCAAATTTAATCATTGTtcctcaattttttctttttttcggttaaagaaataattattacaAATATGGGCAAAGGATTAAATTAAGGCTTATCCCTAATTTGGTCTGTATACATTGTTAAACTCTGGTGGATATgcaaccataaaaaaaagaaagaaaaggattcaGAAATAGCCTCTGGGGAAGTTGGAAAGTATCTGTTCTTTAATAGTCTTTCAAATTAAAGACTTGGAAGCGAATGGTTATCATGACTCTAATATGCAGCCTACAGTGATGTCATAGTTAACTTTATTTCCTAAGGCATCTAATCAACTGTCTTTaaggacaaaaataataaaactattttattatcATTCTTGATTATAATGTGTAACCACACTTTAAAAGATTAAGctatactattttacatttttacttatACAGGCTCTCTTTCCACAAAGGCACCGGTGGAGCTCCCCATCTGCTTTGTTCTCAGATGGAGCACAACAGAACCACCCATGGAGTAAAGAGAACATAAGCAATCCCATCTGCTTCTACCTTCCCCACACAGATTAAAATTTACACTGAAAAATAAACTGCTATTTTAAATTCCATTGAGTAATctccataaaataaaaaggtgCTTCAAAGAGTTCTTCTTGAAGTGCACACCGGTGATATTGCATACAGAGATGGAATACTGTATTACCAAGCAGCtgcaaggaaggaagagggaggaggaggaggggagggaggaaggaaggaaggctggGGGTGAAAGAGGGAAAAATCACATGCTTGTTATTGCTGCTATTTTGAGAAAGCAAGGAGAGACCCAACGCAATGTGTCTCACTCTTCATCAGCCAACCTTGCCTTTTCTTGAATTACCTGGTTATGACAGAAAAGTCCTAGTAATTATCTCAGCTTTCCACATTATTTTGGGAATAGAAATGTGGCTTTACAAGTCAGGGCATGAATTTTCAGATGCTCATACATAGTCTTCTGTGATAATCACCAGAGAGTGTCCAAATTTGGTTTTTAAATGTCTGATATTTGCTTAACTACTTAAATACAACATGCCAGATAAACAagaatgaaagttaaaaatacataccTGCCGGCTGGCATCCTTTGGTCCTAACTGAAGTGTCCAAGCTGAGACAACATTAAATCCTTTGACAATCAGGGAATCTGGGAATAATGAAGCCAAATATTCAGCATTGGATTCTGGGTATTGGTTTATCCTCATATTATTGCTCACATCAATCAGGATTTTACCCACAAGCAGATGTCTCAGGTCCCACAGGGAG
This portion of the Manis javanica isolate MJ-LG chromosome 6, MJ_LKY, whole genome shotgun sequence genome encodes:
- the STEAP2 gene encoding metalloreductase STEAP2, which translates into the protein MASISMMGSPKNLSETFLPNGINGIKDARKVTVGVIGSGDFAKSLTIRLIRCGYHVVIGSRNPKFASEFFPHVVDVTHHEDALTKTNIIFVAIHREHYTSLWDLRHLLVGKILIDVSNNMRINQYPESNAEYLASLFPDSLIVKGFNVVSAWTLQLGPKDASRQVYICSNNVQARQQVIELARQLNFIPVDLGSLSSAREIENLPLRLFTLWRGPVVVAISLATFFFLYSFVRDVIHPYARNQQSDFYKIPIEIVNKTLPIVAITLLSLVYLAGLLAAAYQLYYGTKYRRFPPWLETWLQCRKQLGLLSFFFASVHVAYSLCLPMRRSERYLFLNMAYQQVHANIENSWNEEEVWRIEMYISFGIMSLGLLSLLAVTSIPSVSNALNWREFSFIQSTLGYVALLISTFHVLIYGWKQAFEEEYYRFYTPPNFVLALVLPSVVILGKIILLLPCINRKLKRIKKGWEKSQFLEEGVGGAVPHLSPERVTVM